Proteins found in one Streptococcus anginosus subsp. whileyi MAS624 genomic segment:
- a CDS encoding metallophosphoesterase family protein, protein MKRKIALLSDIHGNTTALEAVLADAKKEQVTDYWFLGDLLAPGTGRRKILDLMATLPISLQVRGNWEDSIWNALHGKLDISRPSHLYMVCMCQYLLEEVTPEELNRLHELPLQRLTKVGDLEIAVTHHLPDKNWGRELIHIGQQENFDRLFEGNNCAIAIYGHIHQQFLRYATGGQMIINPGSIGQPFFLDACLRKDLRAQYAILKIDEQGLADVDFRRVAYDVNKELEMARILKLPYYEVYYESLVNGIHHTHNHDLLRAISEREDYVAHLKEFLRSNT, encoded by the coding sequence ATGAAACGAAAAATTGCTTTATTATCAGATATTCACGGGAATACGACAGCTTTAGAAGCTGTGTTAGCAGATGCCAAAAAGGAACAGGTGACCGATTACTGGTTTTTGGGAGATTTATTGGCACCGGGAACGGGTCGAAGGAAGATTCTTGACTTAATGGCTACTTTACCGATTAGTCTTCAAGTGCGGGGAAATTGGGAAGATAGCATTTGGAATGCTCTTCATGGGAAATTAGATATCAGTCGCCCTAGTCATTTATATATGGTTTGTATGTGCCAGTATCTTTTGGAAGAAGTCACACCTGAGGAACTGAATCGATTGCATGAATTGCCTTTGCAGCGTTTGACCAAAGTTGGCGATTTAGAAATCGCTGTGACTCATCATTTGCCAGATAAAAATTGGGGACGAGAGTTGATTCATATTGGTCAACAAGAGAACTTTGATCGCCTGTTTGAAGGTAACAATTGTGCCATTGCCATTTATGGGCATATCCATCAGCAATTTCTTCGTTATGCGACGGGTGGGCAGATGATTATCAATCCAGGATCTATCGGTCAGCCGTTCTTTCTAGATGCTTGTTTGCGAAAGGATCTGCGAGCTCAGTATGCTATTTTAAAAATTGATGAACAAGGTTTAGCGGATGTTGACTTTAGGCGAGTCGCTTATGATGTAAATAAAGAACTGGAAATGGCGAGAATATTGAAGTTGCCTTATTATGAAGTGTATTACGAAAGTTTAGTCAATGGAATTCATCATACGCATAATCATGATTTACTTCGGGCGATTAGTGAGCGAGAAGATTATGTTGCACATCTCAAGGAGTTTTTAAGAAGTAACACTTGA
- a CDS encoding glycyl-radical enzyme activating protein, with product MSAEKGIIFNIQHFSIHDGPGIRTTVFLKGCPLRCPWCANPESQKFKPEPMLDASSKKTITMGEEKSVEEIIKEVLKDREFYEESGGGLTLSGGEIFAQFEFAKAILKAAKEKGIHTAIETTAFVDHNKFVDLLQYVDFIYTDLKHYNTINHRKVTGVKNELIIKNIHYAFSQQKTIVLRIPVIPSFNDSLEDAEQFAVLFKKLSIDQVQLLPFHQFGENKYKLLKRSYEMENVQALHPEDLYDYQQVFLDYEINCYF from the coding sequence ATGAGTGCAGAAAAAGGAATCATCTTTAATATTCAACATTTTAGTATTCACGACGGACCAGGAATTCGGACAACTGTTTTTCTAAAAGGCTGTCCCTTACGCTGTCCTTGGTGTGCCAATCCAGAATCTCAGAAATTTAAACCTGAGCCCATGTTAGACGCTTCTAGCAAAAAGACTATCACCATGGGAGAGGAAAAAAGCGTTGAAGAGATTATCAAAGAAGTTCTCAAAGATAGAGAATTTTATGAAGAATCAGGTGGGGGCCTGACTTTGTCTGGTGGAGAAATCTTTGCTCAGTTTGAATTTGCCAAAGCAATCCTTAAAGCTGCCAAAGAAAAAGGTATCCATACAGCAATTGAAACGACAGCCTTTGTAGATCATAACAAATTCGTTGATTTGCTCCAGTATGTAGATTTTATCTATACTGACTTAAAGCATTATAACACCATCAATCACCGCAAAGTCACAGGGGTCAAAAATGAACTAATTATCAAAAATATTCATTATGCTTTTTCGCAACAAAAAACCATTGTCCTGCGTATTCCTGTTATCCCTAGCTTTAATGACTCTCTAGAAGATGCCGAACAATTTGCTGTTTTATTTAAAAAATTATCTATTGACCAAGTACAACTCTTACCTTTTCATCAATTCGGTGAAAATAAATATAAATTACTAAAACGTTCTTATGAAATGGAAAATGTGCAAGCTCTACATCCGGAAGACCTCTATGATTATCAGCAAGTTTTTCTTGATTATGAAATCAACTGTTATTTTTAG
- a CDS encoding ABC transporter permease, protein MKKSILNKDIWLSFRQSKGRFLSIMFLMMLGSFALVGLKAASPDIENSANRYLSQMKMMDLAVMSDYGISKADQKELNGIPNAQVEYGYFTDTVVGDSSTSVRVFSQTTNISKFKLVSGHFPTKENQVALASFYQGKYKIGDSITLNEEGTTNYALKQHTFTVTGFVNSSELASTISLGNSNSGSGTLSAYAVVMPKTFQSSVYTVARLKYDDLKTLNSFGDSYRKKVKQHENELEKLLADNGKNRLSEIKAQAQTKIADSEANIRTSQQALTDAMQKLTTAQNQIDQKRADLELAQGQLTEKENLLAQGAAQIAQAEQTLASSKAKLDTAAAQLSSGWAQLNQMKTQLDQAASQLSAAKENVTNAQATLATAQVELEKGQMQLAAAKTDLQTKIAALQAQGIDPATVPEIVAAQTQLAQEEAKLNLARTELEKKQAEFQTGLSQYKSQEALYQAGLAQYQSAAEALKAKQAEYDAGLAQYQNGQATLKNKQADYQAGQARLAQAKQQIADGQVQLDQAQATLNDKKTEYEKQKKDAETKIKNGQADIQKAKDEVASLSVPTYRVYTRRTFPGADEYTTTGNRAYGISAVGNAFPIVLYLVAALVTVTTMTRFVSEERTNAGVLKALGYRNQDVVKKFVVYGLVSSLLGTVMGSLLGTYFLPYILGKTIFKTSTYPALRLDFYWGISLIALVCSVLCGVVPALYIAHKELKEKPSQLLLPKAPTKGSKILLERIDFIWRRLSFTQKVTARNIFRYKQRMLMTIFGVAGSVALLFAGLGMSSSMEGMGNRQYGEIIKYDAVISQKHHLKSDEQAAINHLLADKKIAKKHGIYQETFTKKIKGAKDEQSLALFVTTGKDFHHFIELYDSQSKASLNLSSHGAVISQKLATIMHVSVGDTFEVTSDEGKRYKIKVSGITEMYAGHFIFMNQDYYQTVFARKFQENAYLIKLKDSSSKNIQDTAAAFMKLTGVRAVVQNTGILEQIDVIVKSLGFVMQILTVASILLAIVILYNLMNINVAERIRELSTIKVLGFHNKEVTLYIYRETILLSIIGIIVGLFLGNILHRFLLETIAPDAFLLNPTVSVFVYLVPVFSIIMILIVLGFMVNAILRRIDMLEALKSVD, encoded by the coding sequence ATGAAAAAATCCATTCTAAATAAGGATATCTGGCTCTCTTTTCGTCAGTCCAAAGGACGCTTTCTGTCCATTATGTTTTTGATGATGTTAGGTTCTTTTGCGCTAGTGGGCCTGAAAGCAGCCAGTCCAGACATTGAAAATTCAGCCAATCGTTACCTTTCACAGATGAAAATGATGGATTTGGCAGTGATGTCAGATTATGGTATCAGCAAAGCTGACCAAAAAGAACTTAATGGAATTCCAAATGCACAGGTAGAATATGGTTATTTTACAGATACGGTGGTTGGAGATAGCTCAACTTCTGTTCGAGTTTTTTCTCAGACAACTAATATTTCTAAGTTCAAGCTTGTTTCAGGTCATTTTCCAACCAAGGAAAATCAAGTGGCTTTGGCTAGTTTTTATCAAGGAAAATACAAGATTGGTGATAGCATTACTTTGAACGAGGAAGGAACCACTAATTATGCTCTAAAGCAGCATACCTTTACGGTGACAGGGTTCGTCAATTCAAGTGAATTGGCTTCGACGATTTCTCTTGGCAATTCTAACTCAGGGAGTGGGACCTTATCTGCTTATGCAGTGGTGATGCCAAAAACATTTCAAAGTTCAGTCTATACAGTTGCTCGTTTGAAGTATGACGATTTAAAAACACTTAATTCTTTTGGAGATTCCTATCGAAAAAAGGTAAAACAGCACGAAAATGAGCTGGAAAAGCTACTGGCTGATAATGGGAAAAATCGTTTATCAGAGATAAAAGCCCAAGCACAGACAAAAATTGCGGACAGCGAAGCAAACATTCGAACTTCTCAACAAGCATTGACAGATGCCATGCAGAAACTAACGACTGCGCAGAATCAAATTGATCAAAAAAGAGCAGATTTAGAGCTTGCTCAAGGTCAACTAACTGAAAAAGAAAACTTGCTTGCACAGGGCGCAGCTCAAATTGCACAGGCTGAACAAACTTTAGCAAGCTCAAAAGCAAAATTGGATACAGCCGCTGCTCAACTTTCTTCAGGTTGGGCACAATTGAACCAAATGAAAACCCAATTAGATCAGGCAGCTAGTCAGTTGTCTGCTGCAAAAGAAAATGTAACAAATGCTCAAGCTACATTAGCTACAGCGCAGGTAGAATTGGAAAAAGGTCAAATGCAACTTGCAGCTGCAAAAACTGATTTGCAGACCAAAATAGCTGCGCTACAAGCACAAGGAATTGATCCAGCAACAGTGCCTGAAATTGTGGCAGCACAAACTCAACTAGCACAAGAAGAAGCAAAATTAAATCTTGCTCGTACAGAATTAGAGAAAAAGCAGGCTGAATTTCAAACTGGACTGTCGCAGTACAAAAGCCAAGAAGCGCTTTATCAAGCAGGACTTGCCCAATACCAATCTGCAGCTGAGGCATTGAAGGCGAAACAAGCTGAATATGACGCAGGCTTAGCTCAATATCAAAACGGTCAGGCAACCTTAAAAAATAAACAAGCTGACTACCAAGCAGGTCAAGCCCGATTAGCACAAGCAAAACAACAAATCGCAGATGGTCAGGTGCAATTGGATCAAGCTCAGGCAACATTGAACGATAAAAAAACTGAATACGAAAAGCAAAAGAAAGATGCTGAAACAAAAATAAAAAATGGGCAAGCGGACATTCAAAAGGCAAAAGATGAAGTAGCTAGCTTGTCTGTACCAACCTACCGTGTGTATACACGTCGGACATTTCCAGGAGCTGACGAGTACACAACAACGGGGAATCGTGCTTATGGAATCTCAGCTGTAGGAAATGCTTTCCCGATTGTACTATATCTGGTAGCGGCCCTTGTAACAGTAACGACCATGACGCGTTTTGTCAGCGAAGAACGCACAAATGCAGGTGTTTTAAAAGCTTTGGGTTATCGGAATCAAGATGTTGTTAAGAAATTTGTCGTTTATGGCTTGGTTTCAAGTTTATTAGGTACAGTAATGGGAAGTTTGTTAGGTACTTATTTCTTACCCTACATCTTAGGGAAAACGATTTTTAAAACCTCCACTTATCCAGCTTTGCGATTAGACTTTTATTGGGGAATCAGCCTCATTGCTCTCGTGTGCTCGGTCTTGTGTGGCGTTGTACCAGCCCTTTATATTGCTCACAAAGAGTTGAAAGAAAAACCGTCTCAATTATTGTTGCCTAAGGCACCTACCAAAGGCTCAAAAATCTTGCTAGAGCGGATTGACTTCATTTGGCGTCGCCTCAGCTTTACGCAAAAAGTGACAGCTCGAAATATCTTTCGTTACAAGCAAAGAATGCTGATGACTATTTTTGGTGTGGCAGGCTCCGTCGCCCTCTTATTTGCCGGTCTGGGGATGTCTTCTTCTATGGAAGGTATGGGAAATCGGCAGTATGGAGAAATTATCAAATACGATGCGGTCATTTCGCAAAAACATCATCTCAAATCAGACGAGCAAGCAGCAATCAATCATTTATTAGCAGATAAAAAAATAGCTAAAAAACACGGTATTTATCAAGAAACATTTACCAAAAAAATCAAGGGGGCTAAAGATGAACAATCTCTCGCATTATTTGTGACAACAGGCAAGGATTTTCATCATTTCATAGAGCTATATGATAGTCAAAGCAAAGCGAGCTTGAACTTGTCTTCACATGGAGCGGTCATTTCTCAGAAATTAGCAACCATTATGCATGTTTCTGTTGGAGATACTTTTGAGGTGACATCCGATGAAGGAAAACGCTATAAAATCAAAGTTTCTGGTATCACTGAAATGTACGCAGGGCATTTTATCTTTATGAATCAGGACTATTATCAAACGGTATTTGCTCGTAAGTTCCAAGAAAATGCTTATCTGATAAAATTGAAAGATTCCTCTAGTAAAAATATACAAGATACTGCAGCAGCATTCATGAAATTAACAGGTGTACGAGCAGTTGTACAAAATACGGGGATTTTGGAACAAATTGATGTCATTGTCAAATCTCTTGGCTTTGTAATGCAGATTTTAACTGTTGCCTCTATTTTACTAGCCATTGTGATTCTTTATAACTTGATGAATATCAATGTTGCAGAGCGGATTCGAGAATTATCAACGATTAAAGTATTGGGATTTCATAATAAGGAAGTCACACTTTATATTTATCGAGAGACCATTCTTTTGTCTATTATTGGCATTATTGTAGGCTTGTTTTTAGGAAATATTTTACATCGTTTTCTTTTAGAGACAATTGCTCCGGATGCCTTTCTGCTCAACCCGACAGTATCGGTATTTGTCTATCTTGTACCAGTCTTTTCTATCATCATGATTTTGATTGTCTTAGGATTTATGGTCAATGCAATATTGAGACGTATTGATATGTTAGAAGCATTAAAGTCGGTAGATTGA
- a CDS encoding DeoR/GlpR family DNA-binding transcription regulator, whose product MERLDEIVKLVSEFEKIDVNTLSDKLKVSKVTIRKDLDKLEMKGLLHREHGYAVLNSGDDLNVRLSFHYDTKRKIAQEAAKIVADNETIIIESGSTCALLAEEICRTKKNVKIITNSYFIADYVRKVDSCKIILLGGEFQNDSQVTVGPLLKEMIQFFHVEHAFVGTDGYDEELGFTGKDLMRSEVVQYMSEASDKMIVLTDSSKFDKRGTVKRFGLKQVSQVVTDQAIPTAAVQRLKAANIKLTLV is encoded by the coding sequence ATGGAACGTTTAGATGAAATCGTTAAGCTCGTTTCGGAGTTTGAAAAAATTGATGTTAATACTTTATCTGATAAATTAAAAGTCTCTAAAGTAACGATTCGGAAAGATTTGGATAAGCTGGAAATGAAAGGCTTGCTTCATCGGGAGCACGGTTATGCGGTCTTAAATAGTGGTGATGACTTGAATGTCCGGCTTTCTTTTCATTATGATACCAAGCGAAAGATAGCACAAGAAGCGGCAAAAATTGTTGCAGACAATGAAACGATTATCATTGAATCTGGTTCAACTTGTGCTCTGTTGGCTGAAGAAATCTGTCGTACTAAGAAGAATGTGAAAATTATTACAAATTCTTATTTTATCGCAGACTATGTGAGAAAAGTAGATTCTTGTAAGATTATCTTACTAGGCGGTGAATTTCAGAATGATTCGCAAGTTACGGTCGGTCCTTTGCTTAAGGAAATGATTCAATTTTTCCATGTAGAACATGCTTTTGTAGGGACGGATGGCTATGATGAAGAGCTTGGTTTTACAGGTAAAGATTTAATGCGTAGCGAAGTGGTGCAATATATGTCGGAAGCATCTGACAAAATGATTGTGTTAACAGATTCGAGTAAATTTGACAAAAGAGGGACTGTCAAGCGTTTTGGTTTGAAACAGGTTTCGCAGGTGGTAACGGATCAAGCTATTCCGACAGCCGCGGTTCAACGCCTAAAAGCAGCCAATATCAAATTGACTCTAGTCTGA
- a CDS encoding Rrf2 family transcriptional regulator has product MQISSRFTIATHMLTVIALECQEHKVTSDFLADSVGVNPVIIRKTLSQLKSAGLISVARGTGGAIIRKDLKDITLLDVYQAVESLGKSGQLFSFHEHPNPSCPIGRNIHFVLDDKLAEIQAAMEKELNKTSLADVVASAQEKIKK; this is encoded by the coding sequence ATGCAAATTTCGAGTCGTTTCACCATTGCCACGCACATGCTGACTGTTATAGCACTAGAATGTCAAGAACATAAGGTAACTAGTGATTTTTTAGCTGATAGCGTTGGAGTAAATCCTGTCATTATTCGCAAGACATTATCACAGTTGAAAAGCGCAGGCTTGATTTCCGTTGCGCGTGGAACGGGCGGAGCTATCATCAGGAAAGATTTAAAAGACATTACCCTTTTAGATGTCTATCAAGCAGTAGAAAGTCTAGGCAAATCTGGGCAACTCTTTAGCTTTCATGAACATCCCAATCCATCTTGTCCCATTGGCAGAAATATTCATTTTGTTTTAGATGATAAATTGGCGGAAATTCAAGCAGCAATGGAAAAAGAACTGAACAAGACCAGTCTGGCAGATGTCGTTGCATCCGCCCAAGAAAAGATAAAAAAATAA